From Loxodonta africana isolate mLoxAfr1 chromosome 2, mLoxAfr1.hap2, whole genome shotgun sequence, the proteins below share one genomic window:
- the SNAP47 gene encoding synaptosomal-associated protein 47 isoform X4 — protein MSRDICIHTWPCSYYLEPEKRWVPGKLSLTSLSLKFITDKTGKILVDFPLSSIIEIKKEASHFIFSSITILEEDHVKHWFSSLQPSRNAVFNIIEHFWRELLLSQPGAAAQVSSSPMTKGKELTGLMACSQKRLEDTAKVLHHQGEQFDNIMKGLDKIESDLDVADRLLTELESPSWWPFSSKLRKTPSETKPKEGASMSSSEAFGKEGIVIKIPAIISQRTESHVKPGKLIVLVSGLEVQDSDSLLMHRFERDDVDDIKVHTPYEISIRQRFIGKPDIAYRLISAKMPEVIPILEVQFSKKIEFLEDALMLRSTGASSPAEKGCSAWHAGACGHGLKEVAWRHVCLLKSIHFLGNLVIVLQVSARATEPIG, from the exons ATGAGCAGAGACATCTGTATCCACACCTGGCCGTGCTCCTACTATTTAGAACCTGAGAAGCGATGGGTCCCTGGAAAACTTTCATTAACTTCTCTTTCACTAAAATTTATCACTGATAAAACTGGCAAAATTCTTGTCGACTTTCCCCTTTCTAGTATAATTGAGATCAAGAAAGAGGCATCCCATTTTATCTTCAGTTCTATCACCATTCTGGAAGAGGACCACGTTAAGCACTGGTTTAGTTCCTTACAGCCTAGTCGGAATGCCGTTTTCAACATCATCGAGCATTTCTGGAGAGAGCTGCTGTTGTCTCAGCCAGGAGCTGCTGCTCAGGTGTCGTCCTCCCCCATGACCAAGGGGAAGGAGCTGACTGGGTTGATGGCGTGTTCCCAGAAGCGTTTGGAAGATACAGCCAAAGTCCTCCACCATCAGGGTGAGCAGTTTGATAACATCATGAAAGGACTAGACAAGATTGAATCTGACCTGGACGTGGCTGACAG ATTGCTGACAGAACTGGAGTCTCCTTCTTGGTGGCCTTTTAGTTCCAAGCTTCGGAAGACACCATCAGAAACAAAGCCCAAGGAAGGCGCTTCGATGTCTAGTTCTGAGGCTTTTGGAAAAGAAGGGATAGTCATCAAAATTCCTGCCATTATTTCCCAAAGAACAGAGTCTCATGTTAAACCAGGAAAGCTTATCGTCCTTGTCTCTGGCTTGGAAGTCCAGGACTCAGATTCTTTGCTCATGCACAGATTTGAAAGAGATGATGTAGACGACATTAAGGTTCACACTCCTTATGAAATTAGCATACGCCAGCGGTTTATTGGGAAGCCAGACATAGCTTATCGTTTGATATCTGCAAAAATGCCAGAGGTTATCCCAATTTTAGAAGTGCAGTTCAGCAAGAAGATTGAGTTTTTAGAAGATGCCTTGATGCTCAGGAGCACCGGAGCCTCTTCTCCAGCTGAGAAGGGCTGCTCAGCCTGGCATGCAG GGGCTTGTGGACATGGACTAAAGGAAGTGGCCTGGAGGCATGTGTGCCTTTTGAAGAGTATACACTTCCTTGGGAATTTGGTAATTGTCCTCCAAGTTTCAGCCAGAGCAACTGAACCAATAGGATGA
- the SNAP47 gene encoding synaptosomal-associated protein 47 isoform X5 produces the protein MSRDICIHTWPCSYYLEPEKRWVPGKLSLTSLSLKFITDKTGKILVDFPLSSIIEIKKEASHFIFSSITILEEDHVKHWFSSLQPSRNAVFNIIEHFWRELLLSQPGAAAQVSSSPMTKGKELTGLMACSQKRLEDTAKVLHHQGEQFDNIMKGLDKIESDLDVADRLLTELESPSWWPFSSKLRKTPSETKPKEGASMSSSEAFGKEGIVIKIPAIISQRTESHVKPGKLIVLVSGLEVQDSDSLLMHRFERDDVDDIKVHTPYEISIRQRFIGKPDIAYRLISAKMPEVIPILEVQFSKKIEFLEDALMLRSTGASSPAEKGCSAWHAGPHDRSSTSGRCGLFPVPYRSP, from the exons ATGAGCAGAGACATCTGTATCCACACCTGGCCGTGCTCCTACTATTTAGAACCTGAGAAGCGATGGGTCCCTGGAAAACTTTCATTAACTTCTCTTTCACTAAAATTTATCACTGATAAAACTGGCAAAATTCTTGTCGACTTTCCCCTTTCTAGTATAATTGAGATCAAGAAAGAGGCATCCCATTTTATCTTCAGTTCTATCACCATTCTGGAAGAGGACCACGTTAAGCACTGGTTTAGTTCCTTACAGCCTAGTCGGAATGCCGTTTTCAACATCATCGAGCATTTCTGGAGAGAGCTGCTGTTGTCTCAGCCAGGAGCTGCTGCTCAGGTGTCGTCCTCCCCCATGACCAAGGGGAAGGAGCTGACTGGGTTGATGGCGTGTTCCCAGAAGCGTTTGGAAGATACAGCCAAAGTCCTCCACCATCAGGGTGAGCAGTTTGATAACATCATGAAAGGACTAGACAAGATTGAATCTGACCTGGACGTGGCTGACAG ATTGCTGACAGAACTGGAGTCTCCTTCTTGGTGGCCTTTTAGTTCCAAGCTTCGGAAGACACCATCAGAAACAAAGCCCAAGGAAGGCGCTTCGATGTCTAGTTCTGAGGCTTTTGGAAAAGAAGGGATAGTCATCAAAATTCCTGCCATTATTTCCCAAAGAACAGAGTCTCATGTTAAACCAGGAAAGCTTATCGTCCTTGTCTCTGGCTTGGAAGTCCAGGACTCAGATTCTTTGCTCATGCACAGATTTGAAAGAGATGATGTAGACGACATTAAGGTTCACACTCCTTATGAAATTAGCATACGCCAGCGGTTTATTGGGAAGCCAGACATAGCTTATCGTTTGATATCTGCAAAAATGCCAGAGGTTATCCCAATTTTAGAAGTGCAGTTCAGCAAGAAGATTGAGTTTTTAGAAGATGCCTTGATGCTCAGGAGCACCGGAGCCTCTTCTCCAGCTGAGAAGGGCTGCTCAGCCTGGCATGCAG